The genomic window TCCTCCGCGCCGTCGGGAGCACGGTGCGCGACGTGAAGCTGCTGAACGCCAAGCTGTTCGAGCTGGTGGAGTGCGCCATCGAGCAGCATCGGGAGCAGATCAGAGCGGctcacgacgacgacgacgacgcgcatGGCCATGGCGACAAGGAGTGCTTGCTGAATACTCTGATGAGAATTCAGAAGGAAGGTGATGATCTTGATGACACTCTCACCATGGCAACCGTCAAAGCTGTCATTCTTGTAAGTATCTACTCTACACTAGCTGCTACCTCCATCAATTTTTATAGGACTTgctttattttgaaaaaatcaTCGAGACTTTTATTAATAACCGTGAAGCTATATTATTTTCTAAGTAGTGCCTATATTTCACGCGCctaaaatttctttaaaaaaattgttaccTTTCTCAAGATAAACAATCCAATGGTTCTCATCACCTCTCCTTATCTATTGcaacctccatcccataatatagtaAATAGTAGTATATAACaagacatattctaatactacgaatctgaacaacccttgtctagattcgtagtgcTAGAATATCTCATCACGTACTAGTTGCTATGCATGGTATAGGATTTGGAGAGAGTATTTATTACTTATAATTCTCCTATGTTGATTAATAaattattctaacataaattttacaatattacATCAAACCAACTTATTATAAATCATTAAAATTTACAAAAtcacatgcaaaaaaaattcagacaaaTACACAAATAAAGTAAAATTAATCATGTGTAACTCCAAAATTATAGTTAAGATGAACTTAAACTCCATATTGCATAAGGATTAGTAATATGCAATTTTAGGTTACTGAAAATATACAAATTTTTAGGCGTCTAAAATCTAGCAAATCCCTATTTTCTGAGAGTCGTTTGCAATATGAATATATTGGTACACTAAATATACTTGTAATTTGACAAAATTATTGACAACATAAAATGGCAAGTATAGATTTGTGTCTTGAAAAGAAATTCATAATCTCCAAAgatttattagattttataaaattatctaaatatataaaattatggtCAAAGTCACACCTTAAATACCGTGATAAAAACTTCAATGTCAATAGTATGTTCaatcagagggagtacatatttatGTATGAATGGTTTCCCACCTTGTGCCCTACTACCCTCCATCAACAAAGTAACACtgtaaatatgcatgtttcctTTAACATGCACTAACATATGCATGACATGCATTGGCCAGGACATGTTTGCAGGTGGAAGCGAATCAACATCAACAACACTTGAATGGGCCCTGTCAGAGCTTGTGAGGAACCCTCATGTGATGCAAAAGGCACAGGCAGAAATACGACATGTTTTgcaaggaaagtctagggtaaCTGAAGAtgacttaattaatttaaagtACCCAAAGAACATAATCAAGGAAACACTACGGTTGCATCCTGTAGCACCTCTACTTGTCCCAAAAGAGTGTCAGGAGTCGTGTAAAATCCTCGGCTACGACGTTCCTAAGGGAACAATCATGTTCGTGAACGCATGGGCTATCGGCAGAGACTCTAGATATTGGAATGATGCAGAAGTGTTTATGCCAGAGCGTTTTGAGAAAGTTGCGGTTGATTTTAGAGGTACAAACTTTGAGTTCATACCATTTGGAGCAGGACGGAGGATGTGCCCAGGAATAACGTTCGCAAATGCAACAATCGAAATGGCCCTCACTGCTCTTCTATACCACTTTGATTGGCATCTCCCTCTAGGTGTAACACCGGATGGGTTGGACATGGAGGAGGAATTCGGCATGAGCGTTTCAAGGAAAAGGGATCTTTATCTACGACCGACACTCCATATGGGACTTGAAAGAATACGATGAATACACGCGTGTTGTCATGGAAAACGTTGATAGTAGCCGAATGGTGTATGTACCTATATAGGAGAACAAAAATACTTTCTACAAATTATAGTACCTATACTTACAAGATGTTTGGAAGGTAGGAACTCCTAAGATATTCAGATATTCCAGAGCTCCGAGTGCATTAGTAGAAATTCATGCACGAACACAATATATAAGGCGTTGCTGTCATGTACAAGAGCTAGTGTATTGTACGTTTCCAGATGTAATGTAACAAAAGTTTGCAAGATATATGCACCTTTTGAAAAATTGAAACATGAGTACTGCATCCCAACGTACATTGCAATATAATTTGTCTTTTATACCTGAATTAATTTGTGCCTCAAGCTAGTACCGCGTGAAGAAAATGCCATGTGGATCGATGAGAACAGCTGATCTCCTACATTAAGGTCAACTCTTACACTTAAAAAAAGGTGATTTGATAGTGAATCACCGAACTATACTATATATTGTGTGAAGTAATACTCAATCCAACAAGAACGGAAATTTGGGTAATAAAGACAAACTCGTGTGTTAAGTACATACGTAATTATGCACCGATGAAATAGCCGCTTAGGagtcaaaatgattttttttattttgaagaaaatttaaaaCGAAATTCTAGGTTGACTTAAGAAGTTTCTGACTGCTGACTCTGTTTTTTTCTGACTGCTGACTCTGTTAATTATTTTCTATCAATCacccattattttttatctaaaaaaaatctgtgtTTTGAAGTAAATGCAGATGCAGAAGTAGCATAGGCTCTGTTCGTTTCATGGAGTTCCCAACTCCCccatctcgttttccgcgcacgcttttcaaactgctaaacggtgtgttttttgcaaaaaagtttctatataaaagttgcttaaaaaaatcgtattgatccatttttttaaaaaaaaattagcaaataattaattaatcatgtgctaatgaactgctccgtttttcgtACCGGagggatgggttcccaacccaagCAAAAGAACAGAGCCATAGTACAGGTTTACAGGCTCATGGAGTATACAACTCAGAAAACACAATTACAAGGGGCTAAGTAATGAAATCAAAAGCTAGTGCCCTTACTCTCtctggtttcattttaattaacgcTTTGCACAATAACACGCTCTACAAGATatacctttgaccttatttttctattataatatatacaataaataaatgcatgtttacttttattatagtgttttgatttacaaatctatatatgtttttctagtttctttaagctaaatttttttaaagttattgatagtcaaagttataaaagtttaacctcaatcttgtccaaaacgtcaattaatatagaactaGAGGGAGTATCTTCTAAAAGAAAAAGAGCTAGTGCTCTTTTGAAAGTCAAATTAAGGACAAATTTCAAGTTAGTTCGTACATTCGAAGCCAAGAAATTTGATTGAATTTCGACAAATAAATCAACCGTCTCATCTAGCTCGTCTCCGTGTTAGGAACAGGAACACGAACAGTAGCATGCAGCCACAGAtcgctcttcctcctcgccgtgatCCCGAGCCCCTCAGCCATGtccagctcgccggcggcggcggcgcctccggcgAGCTCCCAGTCGAAGTGGAAGAGGAGGCTCGCGAGCCCGAGCTccatgatggcgacggcgaatgCCACGCCGGGGCACATCCTCCGGCCGGCTCCGAACGGCACGAACTCGAAGTCCGTCCCCCTGAagtccaccgcgccgccgccgtcgaaccgCTCCGGCCTGAACTCCTCGGCGTCGGGGCCCCAGACCGCGGCGTCGCGGCAGATCGCCCACGCGTTGACGAGCACCATGGCGCGCTCCGGCACGTCGTAGCCGAGcacgcggcggcgtggctcctGGCACTCCCGCGGCAGGAGGAGGGGCACCGCGACGTGGAGGCGGAGCGTCTCCTTGATGACGAGGTGGAGGTAGTGGAGGTCCGGGAGGGCGTCCTCCGTGACGTGGGTGTGCCCGGCGAGGACGCCGCGCACCTCCGCCTGCGCCTTGCGGAGCGCCGCCGGGTTCCGCATCAGCTCCGCCATCGCCCATTGCAGCGTCGTCCCCGTCGTCTCGCTCCCCGCGCTGAAGAGATCCTACAtggtggacggcgacggcttgtcaatttcgtcgaacaccttggaGGGAGAAGAATTTGGTCGAACACTTGTGGGGAGAGAGGGTGGGAGAGCT from Oryza glaberrima chromosome 6, OglaRS2, whole genome shotgun sequence includes these protein-coding regions:
- the LOC127777038 gene encoding desmethyl-deoxy-podophyllotoxin synthase-like gives rise to the protein MDLVKSNPLQGSPWSLLNLLVLIIVAAMICGELRHRRRRRRRGENGGATRLPPGPWRLPFVGSLHHLAVMRPRGVVVHRALAELARRHDAPVMYLRLGELPVVVASSPEAAREVLKTHDAAFATRAMSVTVRESIGDKVGILFSPYGKKWRQLRGICTLELLSVKRVRSFRPIREEQVARLVDAIAAAAAAASSTAEAVNVSRQITGPMTDLALRAIMGECFRWREEFLETLAEALKKTTGFGVADMFPSSRLLRAVGSTVRDVKLLNAKLFELVECAIEQHREQIRAAHDDDDDAHGHGDKECLLNTLMRIQKEGDDLDDTLTMATVKAVILDMFAGGSESTSTTLEWALSELVRNPHVMQKAQAEIRHVLQGKSRVTEDDLINLKYPKNIIKETLRLHPVAPLLVPKECQESCKILGYDVPKGTIMFVNAWAIGRDSRYWNDAEVFMPERFEKVAVDFRGTNFEFIPFGAGRRMCPGITFANATIEMALTALLYHFDWHLPLGVTPDGLDMEEEFGMSVSRKRDLYLRPTLHMGLERIR